The window CAGATTCAGCATCTCCTGGATAGGAAGATATTTTTTTGTGCATTTTGAGGTTgactttttttgtttttttgtatatattctGGTGGTGTCCAACATAGCCTTAATTAAACTACTATTAGTAGATACGATAATAATGGCTATGTTCTCATCTTTTCCATCTCTTTGTACTAAAATTCTTGTAGGGTTTCTTTGTTTATTAACAcggatttttatttgtttttttaattataggaaattaataagattttaaaacatttgatcTCTTTAAGTCATATTAGTCATATTAACTTCTCTAATTGATTTGCTCAGATTTAAGgcacttcaaatattttagttgttaaatatgattttttatttgcatatgttaatttatttataaataattgtatttagAATGAAAAGTAAAATTGAGTTAGATGAAATTTATgtagaagacaatttgggtaggTTTTATTTTTCggaaaaaatttataaaaatatgagtgggtgaataataacacaaaaaaacaaaaaacttataaatgGATTATTAGATCTACTTTGTGTCATTTAATGTCAACCCAAATCGACCTAATTTCGActgaaaaaaaacataatcctaacatgatatattttttttttatttcggtCCAAAACCTTAgtaaaaagtatttatttttttaaaattaaatttattgatttttggaacaaaattaacattttaaggTATTGGCTAGGGTAATTTAGACATTTTCCATTCAATGGCAGTTACCGTTTCTTAATCTAAGTACATCATGTTGCTCATTTGGGAAATTATACTACCTTCAAATCTCTATTgcaatgattataaaataatttaacactTAAAAACAGATATATCAGATTTATGTGTTTATCTGGCCTCTAAGCTTTGTGTCTTCAAGATCAGATACCAAAAGAATATAATTAaggtttatacaaaaaaaaaaaaaaaaacaacaataataataatgtctaCAAATATTAAGAAGTTTCGAACCATAAAACGAAATCATCAGGATCACCGGTTTTGAACAACACCCCCAATGCCGTTCTTTCTTTACCCCTGCAAGGATGGATAACCCGGATGAAAAATACATACATGATGTTTCGAAATGAAGATAGTAACATGATCAACACAGATGTAACTTTACTATTCTTAGCTCGAGTGGAAAGAATtcccaaaacaaacaaaaaattgagCTAACCTTGCTTGCAATATTGTTTGAGAGCCAATCCAGTCCCTCATAGAGCCCTTCACCAGAAGTGGCACATGTGCTCTGAATATACCTGTAACAGTTTTATATATTGACCGTTAATTTTGTGTTTTCGAATGTTAATGTTGCGATTAAAATTATGGTTAGTTACCAATGACGCTGTCGGAGAGAATGAAGGCCAAGCTTATCGGTTATCTCAGCAGCATTCATAGCATTTGGAAGATCTTGTTTGTTAGCAAATACAAGCAATACAGCATCCCTCAACTCATCCTTCAATTCCATTTTCCAATTttcaatttctgtgagaataaTAATGTTACTTTACTACTAATCCACAAAATTATTTTCCTTTTACCTCATTCAACATTCTGTGCAGCTCGTCCCTTGCTTCACCCACACGATCGCGATCGTTACTGTCAACAACAAATATAAGCCCTTGCGTATTCTGAAAGTAGTGTCTCCATAATGGTCTGATCTGAAAACCATTGAGTTTGCAATCTTTATATTACTATCACAAGATATCCAATTTCTAGATCCAGATTCAGAtccaaaaagtgtttccaaatgggtaTAGAAACAAATCGAGATACATAAACAATAAGTATTTTCAAACACGAACCTTATCCTGACCTCCAACATCCCAGACAGTAAAGCTAATATTCTTGTACTCAACAGTTTCCACATTGAACCCTAATTTGAGTCCAATTTACAAACAGCATAAGGACTCCAATTACAATCAAAAGCTAACAAAAAAGAGATGAAAAAGAGTACTCACCAATAGTAGGAATAGTGGTAACAATCTCACCCAGCTTGAGCTTGTAAAGAATGGTAGTCTTACCAGCAGCATCGAGACCTACCATCAAAATACGCATCTCTTTCTTTGCAAACAGACGACTGAAAAGCTTGGTAAAAGATAACCCCATCTCTACACTGCAAGAAATCAATACATTTGATCAAAGATCTCTTATTTTCTCATATCCTTTACTAGGGTTTTGATCCTTTATCATATCAGATACAGCAAACACAGGGAAACATTTCAATTTCGCATCAAAATCCAAACTTTACAAAGGTTTAATCGGATAAATGATAGAAAGCAAAGATCTGAGTTTATTAGATCTGAGTGAAAAAACAAAGAGATCATTTACCAGTGAAATGGatcgataatatatatatctagtTGGATCCAATTCAAAACATGGAAGCGATTTGCATATACAtgtgaatatattattaaatagagATTGAAAGAGTTTCTTCAATACCTGGTGTGAGAGAATGCAAACTAAGGAAGGTGTGAAAAACTGAACTATTCGTCAGGAGATAAGAATgcgaattatatatatatatatatagcgtTCAAACTCCGCTGAGAGATTGCGTCGTCAGATCGCGCGTTCGATTCCTAGTTCAAGCATAAAATTGCtcatttctttttcaatttatgatttgtttatcactatatatataaaaatttaataatgcaTAACTCTAAGTAGAGATAATAATAGGTACGACACCGTGGGGAAATTGGAGTAAATGACCCTTAAGATAGGGTCATTTGCGTCCGTGGTCactgataattaaatttgatctggtgaccactttattttttttggacaaaattacctttttcgcgtaacgcgaagagagttcgcgtttcgcgaagtgaaacagtattgatatatactcaagttttttcattttcttcatttcgtttctctctcttctctttcttctctctctattctTGTTCGTCGGCGAAAACTTTGGCGACGGCGACTACGATTATGCCCCatgaatctacaaagataagaaGACCTTAACCTGAATCAATGTTTATAATACAGATTTGTGTTCTTATTTCCATACCTTCATTTCAAACCTTAACTCTAacccaaatcgatttatgttcatgtttccagcatctccatctgaaaaccctaaatcaattaaatctgttcatattggttcatatttgttcatactggttcatattgattcatattggttcatttttttgttcatcttattgttcttatgtcgatgatgatatttgcagatcatatgggttctgtttcgcgaagggcttctcgtttcaCGAATaacttctcgttacgcgaagggcttctcgtttcaCGAAGGgtttctcgttacgcgaagtgcttctcgtttcgcgaaaGGCTTCGTGTTTCGTCATATGGGTCTGGATTCAGTGAAGAAGTATTTACAGCAAGACGGAAACCGGCTAAGTGTCGACGTTATAGATGAAGGATTTTCTCAATAGTCAATACAATTGAGTTGTTTTCATTTAGgtgttctataattatatgttaaagggTTTATTTATAGAATTGCATTTTGAAAGGGGGGGAgacatagagaaattgagattgGACTTGGATAAACTTCCATTCATATTAAGGGACTTTAATCCAATTTGCATTATTAAACCTAATCCTAATGGACATTAAAATAAGCTTCATTTCCTCAAATTCTCTAATTAAAATGAAGCTTCATTTCTTTtgtctgttttatttttttaatgagatatatataaagtttttctaattattaatgtaatattgtACTTTCATCCTGTCACCTAAAGAAATCaaatgataaacatatttttgttatttataatttgggATAGAAATTTAAGACAAAACTCACCAAAATGTAATGTTTTTATCATTCATACTCACCAAGAAGTTTCAAACTAGACTAGAGAGTTATCATATATAAagctataaaaaaacaaaaaatggagGACCAGTCTAgttattatttgaacaaataagaTATATCTTTTCTTTGGATATTAGTGGTAGTCTATTATGGAAATGAAGAATTGTTCTCATTCACCTAATCATTCACCTAATATTTTCTTTGTCCTCATCAATTTGTTCTAGTTGTTCATATTGTCAATTTGTTCTAGTTGTTCATATTGCGCACCACCACGCCCATTATTATGATTGTCTGATTTTCTTTGTCCTCGTCGACGACATTCATGTTCATACAATCCCTCCACTTCATCATCCGGTTCATCACGATCCTTTGGCTTCTCATAAGATCGCTCACGAGATTTCTCCCTATCACCCTCTCTatctcttcccttttcacgGGATTTTTCCCTACACATGATGTGGTGAACATCAGAATCATTCATAtcaaaatgcacaaactgaaattcagattaaaaaaaCACTAACTGTGTTTGGGAGAGGTACAATTCcaattcttttgtttgtttaacaatttaaaactaAGAATTCAAATGAAAGCACCAAGGGTGTATGTAGTATTATCGGTCTGCATGACGATCAGCCCTTTAGTATTCGTAGTGCCTATTCGTAGTGCTTATGTAGTatgcccttcgcgaaacgagaagcccttcgcgtaacgagaagcacttcgcgaaacgagaagcccttcgcgtaacgagaagcccttcacGTAACGAGAAGCACTTCGCGAAACAGAAcccatatgaacaataagatgaacaaaaaaatgaaccaatgtgaatcaatatgaaccaatatgaacaaatatgaaccaatatgaaccaatataaaccaatatgaacatatttaattgatttagagttagagtttgattaagaacaacataaatcgtttgaaatgaagataatagacaataaaaacataaattgatttagggttttcagatggagatactggaaacatgaacataaatcgatttgggttagggttagggtttgaaatgaaaatatggaaataagaacataaatctgtattataaacatcgattcaggttaaggttttcttatctttgtaaTTTAATGGGGAATAGTCGTAGTCGCCGTCGCCGAAGTTTTCGCCGCCGCCGACGAACAAGAacagagaaagaagagagaagaaagagaagagagagaaacaaaatgaaggaaatggaaattttaagtatttatattaacctaattcacttcgcgtttcgcgaagtcccttcccgttacgcgaaaagggtaatttcgtctaaaaaaaataaagtggtcaccagatcaattttaattatatggtGACCACGGAGGTAAATGCCCccatctttagggtcatttcgtccaattttcCCACCGTGGATACTCGATGGTTGAGGtcgaatattttaaattggggtCGAGATGGGAAAGATTAGGAAGTTACTCAATCGAGTTCGGAGAtgggaaatatatataataggataGGAGGTTACCCAATTGGGTTCGGGTCgagaagtaaaataaaaatcaagttcatgaatgaatattttACTACTCGACGAGTTAAGTACACGTTATCATCCCAAACTTTTATCATGAATTTCACTTGATTTGTTTTATCGTGGCAACTGACTTGAAATCTAAGATGCAGCGACAAAATgctataatataaaattattacatatataataaaatttaaaatgttaaatttaaaagttataatatgACTTAATATTTTGAAACCAACATAAATTGGTAACATTACatctatataattttagtttttattatataactt is drawn from Impatiens glandulifera chromosome 3, dImpGla2.1, whole genome shotgun sequence and contains these coding sequences:
- the LOC124929031 gene encoding ADP-ribosylation factor-like; the encoded protein is MGLSFTKLFSRLFAKKEMRILMVGLDAAGKTTILYKLKLGEIVTTIPTIGFNVETVEYKNISFTVWDVGGQDKIRPLWRHYFQNTQGLIFVVDSNDRDRVGEARDELHRMLNEDELRDAVLLVFANKQDLPNAMNAAEITDKLGLHSLRQRHWYIQSTCATSGEGLYEGLDWLSNNIASKG